Proteins encoded in a region of the Zea mays cultivar B73 chromosome 4, Zm-B73-REFERENCE-NAM-5.0, whole genome shotgun sequence genome:
- the LOC100501120 gene encoding uncharacterized protein LOC100501120, which yields MSRIQMQRCPCITRSAEAGIGSSVGLCISRSSPSKAKIRTKKNKQNKIGDLLLLSGGNKVIGSILPASVLTAFRRGSLVSSSQQYVPPSDGEKKQTGISCREKIFRIANKQRKIRWLSSAGKSAYRSISCRERPVIWSVELEFYRVVTAISLDTKNCLRRTERTMHPPLSGCVLSLEPADLA from the coding sequence ATGTCAAGGATTCAGATGCAGAGATGTCCGTGCATCACACGCTCGGCAGAAGCCGGCATCGGATCAAGTGTTGGATTATGCATCAGTAGATCTTCACCATCCAAAGCCAAAATACGGACCAAGAAAAACAAACAAAACAAGATTGGAGATCTGCTGTTACTCAGTGGTGGCAATAAGGTTATTGGTTCGATTCTGCCGGCAAGTGTCCTCACTGCTTTCAGAAGAGGGAGCTTGGTATCCTCATCGCAACAATATGTTCCACCCTCCGATGGGGAAAAAAAGCAAACGGGGATTTCATGTAGAGAGAAAATATTCCGAATAGCAAATAAGCAGAGAAAAATTAGATGGCTCAGTTCAGCGGGAAAATCGGCATACAGATCGATCTCATGTAGAGAGAGACCTGTGATTTGGTCTGTTGAGCTTGAATTTTACCGAGTCGTCACTGCCATCTCACTTGATACAAAGAACTGCTTACGACGAACAGAAAGAACGATGCATCCACCATTATCCGGATGTGTTCTAAGCCTAGAGCCGGCAGATCTAGCTTGA